In Clostridium swellfunianum, a genomic segment contains:
- a CDS encoding ABC transporter substrate-binding protein: MKSKKVLSLILSSLLVGTMLMGCKANKPEEPANAKPGEDKKVTLTYWQHSSQARDTMMQNLAKDFMEKNKNIEVKLEFIPEADYFTKLISSLATDAAPDVFQVQSGFISRLAKVGSIKPLDESVLPTNNVKNDFISAAVDGLTVDGKYYGLPTDIQTIVLYWNKDLVSAAGLDAEKGPKTWDEMREWAKKLTKSEGGKMTQSGWGEKGYNPEVQALMVQNGGKLVDSNGKYVFADDEKSVEAIKFMVDAYKVDKVYDTKFLKNWEGFRQGKVSMMLGHPAMLGNLKKTAPNVKLGIGLIPAKAGKNTTIVTSWAYSMSKKADSKAATKWIEYLTSAEVQKKWTKETGELPGRKALLNDAELTADPNIKLLISSLNDSAVGYLQSGSLNTIWSTAFEKLILTDAPLKETLKQMQDDLNKEIAKDLK; the protein is encoded by the coding sequence ATGAAAAGTAAAAAGGTACTTAGTTTAATCCTTTCTTCATTACTGGTAGGAACAATGCTTATGGGCTGTAAAGCAAATAAGCCTGAGGAACCAGCTAATGCTAAGCCAGGCGAGGACAAAAAAGTAACACTAACTTATTGGCAGCACAGCAGCCAGGCAAGAGATACCATGATGCAAAATCTTGCTAAAGATTTTATGGAAAAAAATAAGAACATAGAAGTTAAGCTGGAATTCATTCCAGAGGCAGATTACTTTACAAAGCTTATATCCTCTCTAGCAACTGATGCTGCACCGGATGTATTCCAAGTACAATCAGGCTTTATAAGCAGACTTGCTAAGGTAGGTTCAATTAAGCCTCTTGATGAAAGTGTATTGCCTACAAACAATGTAAAGAACGACTTCATATCAGCAGCAGTAGATGGTCTTACAGTAGACGGAAAATACTACGGTCTTCCAACAGATATTCAAACAATAGTTTTATATTGGAATAAGGATCTTGTTTCAGCTGCAGGTCTTGATGCTGAAAAAGGACCAAAAACTTGGGATGAAATGAGAGAGTGGGCAAAGAAGCTTACAAAGTCTGAAGGCGGAAAAATGACTCAGTCAGGCTGGGGAGAAAAAGGCTATAATCCAGAGGTTCAGGCTTTAATGGTTCAAAATGGCGGAAAGCTTGTTGACAGCAATGGAAAATATGTTTTTGCTGATGACGAAAAATCAGTAGAAGCAATTAAATTTATGGTTGATGCCTATAAGGTTGACAAGGTTTATGATACAAAATTCCTAAAGAACTGGGAAGGCTTCAGACAAGGAAAGGTTTCTATGATGCTTGGACACCCAGCTATGCTAGGAAACTTAAAGAAAACAGCACCTAATGTAAAGCTAGGCATAGGCTTAATACCTGCTAAGGCTGGCAAGAACACTACAATTGTTACTTCTTGGGCATACAGTATGTCTAAGAAAGCAGACTCAAAGGCTGCAACAAAGTGGATAGAATACTTAACCAGCGCAGAGGTTCAAAAGAAATGGACAAAAGAAACTGGTGAGCTTCCAGGAAGAAAGGCATTATTAAATGATGCTGAACTTACAGCAGATCCAAACATAAAACTTCTTATATCCTCATTAAATGATTCTGCAGTAGGCTACCTGCAGTCAGGTTCACTTAATACTATTTGGTCAACTGCCTTTGAAAAGCTTATATTAACAGATGCACCTCTTAAGGAAACTCTAAAGCAAATGCAGGACGACTTAAATAAGGAAATAGCAAAAGACTTGAAATAA
- a CDS encoding ROK family transcriptional regulator yields MKKADQETLKLVNRSVILELIRKNKEISRIDLAEQTKLSPTTVSAITSELITKKLVTELRVGESNGGRRPVMMGLNPQAAYALAIRLTTNGATYALVDLSCSIVCIKECIGKIDSEAAAERVLQEIISTIKDKYPEYVEKIVGVGVSTPGVIDYENGIILYSASLHLKNFNISETIKNLLGTDAIIFKDADALALGEQHFGIGEGYKDFAYILVENGVGMAYVNSQKLFRLPYGGMELGHIVVDINGALCRCGNRGCLGTVISELPVLKRLNELIEGGMQTEMQNISSLKFKDIVNYSNQEDPAALMVLKEQAELIGVACANVINLFNPELVIVGGPLTGCSWDILDLVKDSTARRALRPYNSKVKVEFSKLGYKSSLLGLANEVFEKMIFKPTALI; encoded by the coding sequence ATGAAAAAAGCAGATCAAGAAACTTTAAAGCTAGTAAACAGAAGCGTTATTCTAGAGCTCATAAGAAAAAACAAGGAAATTTCAAGAATTGACTTAGCTGAACAAACAAAATTAAGTCCAACAACAGTGTCTGCAATAACCTCAGAGCTTATAACCAAAAAGCTTGTAACTGAGTTAAGAGTTGGAGAATCAAATGGAGGAAGAAGACCTGTTATGATGGGGTTAAATCCTCAGGCAGCTTATGCCCTTGCAATAAGGCTAACTACTAATGGAGCAACTTATGCTTTGGTAGACCTATCCTGCAGCATTGTGTGCATAAAAGAATGCATAGGAAAAATTGACAGTGAAGCAGCAGCTGAAAGGGTTTTACAGGAAATAATAAGTACAATTAAAGACAAATATCCAGAGTATGTGGAAAAAATAGTTGGAGTAGGGGTGAGTACCCCAGGAGTTATAGATTATGAAAATGGGATAATCCTATACTCAGCAAGTCTTCATCTAAAAAACTTCAATATATCAGAGACAATAAAGAATTTATTAGGGACAGATGCCATTATTTTTAAGGATGCAGATGCTTTAGCCTTAGGGGAGCAGCACTTTGGAATAGGTGAAGGCTATAAAGACTTTGCTTATATATTAGTAGAAAATGGAGTTGGTATGGCTTATGTAAATTCACAGAAGCTATTTAGACTGCCCTATGGTGGAATGGAGCTTGGACATATTGTTGTAGACATAAATGGTGCTCTATGCAGATGTGGAAATAGGGGCTGCCTTGGAACTGTAATTTCTGAGCTGCCAGTTTTGAAGAGACTAAATGAACTAATTGAAGGCGGCATGCAAACTGAAATGCAAAATATAAGCTCTTTAAAATTTAAAGATATTGTTAACTATTCCAATCAAGAGGATCCAGCTGCTTTAATGGTTTTAAAGGAGCAGGCGGAATTAATTGGGGTAGCTTGTGCAAATGTAATAAATTTATTTAACCCGGAGCTTGTAATAGTTGGAGGGCCTTTAACAGGCTGCAGCTGGGATATACTTGACCTAGTTAAGGATTCAACGGCAAGAAGAGCATTAAGACCTTATAACAGTAAGGTTAAGGTTGAATTTTCAAAGCTAGGCTACAAATCATCGCTTCTAGGACTTGCTAACGAAGTGTTTGAAAAAATGATATTTAAGCCAACGGCTTTAATATAA